The following proteins are co-located in the Saccharomyces kudriavzevii IFO 1802 strain IFO1802 genome assembly, chromosome: 6 genome:
- the SKDI06G0010 gene encoding SRP1/TIP1 family protein has product MVKLTSIAAGVAALAAGASATTTLAQSDERVNLVELGVYVSDIRAHLAQYYLFQAAHPTETYPVEVAQAVFNYGDFTTMLTGIAPDQVTRMITGVPWYSTRLRPAISSALSKDGIYTIAK; this is encoded by the coding sequence atggtcaaattaacttcaatcgctgctggtgtcgccgCTCTAGCTGCAGGTGCCtctgccaccaccaccctagctcaatccgacgaaagagtcaacttggttgaattgggtgtctacgtttctgatatcagagctcacttggcccaatactacttgttccaagccgCCCACCCAACTGAAACCTACCCAGTTGAAGTTGCTCAAGCTGTCTTCAACTATGGTGACTTCACCACGATGTTGACCGGTATTGCTCCAGACCAAGTgaccagaatgatcactGGTGTCCCATGGTACTCCACCAGATTGAGACCAGCCATCTCTAGTGCTTTGTCTAAGGATGGTATTTACACCATTGCTAAATAG
- the THI5 gene encoding 4-amino-5-hydroxymethyl-2-methylpyrimidine phosphate synthase (similar to Saccharomyces cerevisiae THI5 (YFL058W)), protein MSTDKITFLLNWQPAPYHIPIFLAQTKGYFKEQGLDLALLEPTNPSDVTELIGSGKVDMGLKAMIHTLAAKARGFPVTSVASLLDEPFTGVLYLEGSGITEDFQSLKGKRIGYVGEFGKIQIDELTKHYGMSPEDYTAVRCGMNIAKYIIEGKIDAGVGIECMQQVELEEYLAKQGRPASDAKMLRIDKLACLGCCCFCTVLYICNDEFLKKNPEKVRKFLKAIKKATDYVLSDPVRAWKEYVDFKPQLDTELSYKQYQRCYAYFSSSLFNVHRDWKKVTGYGKRLAILPPDYVSNYTNEYLSWPEPEEVSDPLEAQRLMAIHQEKCRKEGTFKRLALPA, encoded by the coding sequence ATGTCTACCGATAAAATTACATTTTTGTTAAACTGGCAACCAGCTCCATACCATATCCCAATCTTCTTGGCCCAAACCAAGGGTTACTTCAAGGAACAAGGTCTAGATCTTGCCCTTCTGGAACCAACCAATCCATCAGATGTCACTGAGTTGATTGGATCCGGTAAGGTCGACATGGGTTTGAAAGCCATGATCCACACTTTGGCTGCTAAGGCCCGTGGTTTCCCAGTCACCTCTGTCGCCTCCTTGTTGGATGAACCATTCACCGGTGTCCTATACTTGGAAGGTAGCGGTATCACCGAAGACTTCCAATCCCTAAAGGGTAAGAGAATCGGTTACGTTGGTGAATTTGGTAAGATCCAAATTGACGAATTGACCAAGCACTACGGTATGTCTCCAGAAGACTACACAGCCGTCAGATGTGGTATGAACATCGCCAAGTACATCATTGAAGGTAAGATTGATGCTGGTGTTGGTATTGAATGTATGCAACAAGTcgaattggaagaatacTTGGCCAAGCAGGGTAGACCAGCCAGCGATGCCAAGATGTTGAGAATTGACAAGTTGGCTTGTTTgggttgctgttgtttcTGTACCGTCCTTTACATCTGTAACGAtgaattcttgaagaagaatccTGAAAAGGTcagaaagtttttgaaagccaTCAAGAAGGCTACTGACTATGTTCTAAGCGACCCTGTCAGAGCTTGGAAGGAATATGTTGACTTCAAGCCTCAATTGGACACCGAATTATCTTACAAACAATACCAAAGATGTTACGCTTActtctcttcatctttgtTCAATGTTCATCGTGACTGGAAGAAAGTTACCGGTTACGGTAAGAGATTGGCTATCTTGCCACCAGACTATGTCTCTAACTACACCAATGAATACTTATCCTGGCCAGAACCTGAAGAAGTCTCTGATCCTTTAGAAGCTCAAAGATTAATGGCtattcatcaagaaaaatgtagAAAGGAAGGTACTTTCAAGAGATTGGCTCTTCCAGCCTAA
- the SKDI06G0020 gene encoding N-acetyltransferase family protein: MEARSTEWKSTANLHDGPAFFKPLAQTIEPLQFKLIESDIVATAFPVFNAQYVPESLIDYIFDLFNLEIECGKTYPQLEKLTKQDFLNYWFHSFTVIVLRTDKKFIEDGQDWRSVLLGTFYIKPNYSPRCSHNCNAGFLVNTYHRGKKVGYRLAQVYLNWAPLLGYKYSIFNLVFVTNQASWKIWDKLNFQRIGLVPRAGILKDFAEPIDAIIYGKDLTNIEPELLSMEHL, encoded by the coding sequence ATGGAAGCCCGATCCACTGAATGGAAATCAACTGCAAATTTACATGATGGAcctgcttttttcaaaccaCTAGCTCAAACTATCGAGCCACTACAGTTTAAGCTTATCGAATCGGACATTGTAGCAACTGCATTTCCAGTATTCAATGCCCAATACGTACCGGAGTCGCTTATTGACTACATTTTTGACTTATTtaatttggaaattgaatGTGGCAAGACCTATCCACAATTGGAGAAATTGACCAAACAGGATTTTCTGAATTATTGGTTCCACTCATTTACAGTTATTGTTTTGCGAACTGATAAGAAATTTATCGAAGACGGTCAAGACTGGCGTTCGGTCCTCTTAGGTACGTTTTACATCAAGCCTAATTATTCTCCGCGTTGCTCGCACAACTGTAACGCAGGTTTTTTAGTGAACACTTATCATAGGGGCAAAAAGGTTGGCTATAGGCTTGCACAGGTATACTTAAACTGGGCTCCCTTGTTGGGATACAAATATTCTATTTTCAACCTTGTATTTGTTACCAACCAAGCTAGTTGGAAAATCTGGGACAAATTGAACTTCCAAAGAATTGGGTTGGTTCCCCGTGCAGGGATTTTAAAAGATTTTGCCGAGCCTATAGATGCCATCATTTACGGTAAAGATTTGACAAATATAGAACCTGAACTTCTTTCCATGGAACACTTATAG
- the AQY3 gene encoding Aqy3p (similar to Saccharomyces cerevisiae YFL054C), with protein sequence MSYESERSSSSSESTQSITAKERPSGRITWEGSAKMSEQPNENDGASSMRRVGEGRRTAKVGGPSRSKISPLTPLKKVVVEEGPSVQLRTPSMGFAYSLPNLKALNSFSDAEQARLMQNYLSDSVNHGNNNNYVDPLYRQLNPSMGSSKNKPVWSLNQPLPHVLDRGLAAKMIQKNIDARSRVSSRRGSPDISRTGSMTSVKDWKRLLRSAAPGKRLGDIEAQTQRTNSIAADKAQTKLKPERLQKPSNSHIENVSDKGQRAPHNVNFSLGDESGAPSVDDAYAKFPEERIEEDDKSASALDGNEVGILEEEDGDIMTFPNYWAKIRYHMREPFAEFLGTLVLVIFGVGGNLQATVTKGSGGSYESLSFAWGFGCMLGVYVAGGVSGGHINPAVTISMAIFRKFPWKKVPVYIVAQIIGAYFGGAMAYGYFWSSITEFEGGPHIRTTATGACLFTDPKSYVTWRNAFFDEFIGASILVGCLMALLDDSNAPPGKGMTALIIGFLVAAIGMALGYQTSFTINPARDLGPRIFASMIGYGPHAFHLTHWWWTWGAWGGPIAGGIAGALIYDVFIFTGCESPINYPDNGYIENRVGKLLHSEFLQHDGTGSSAIESDDNSNTGSKKSTPMAL encoded by the coding sequence ATGAGTTACGAGTCTGAGAgatcatcttcctcttctgaGAGTACACAGTCAATAACAGCAAAGGAAAGACCCAGTGGACGAATAACTTGGGAAGGAAGTGCCAAAATGTCAGAACAACCAAATGAAAACGATGGTGCTTCTTCAATGCGTAGAGTAGGTGAGGGTCGAAGGACAGCTAAAGTGGGAGGACCATCGAGGAGTAAAATTTCTCCTTTGAcacctttgaaaaaggttGTCGTGGAAGAGGGGCCTTCTGTGCAACTGCGGACGCCTTCAATGGGGTTTGCCTATTCTTTGCCCAACCTGAAGGCCCTGAACAGTTTTTCCGATGCTGAGCAGGCGCGCTTGATGCAAAATTATTTATCTGATAGTGTGAATCATGGTAATAACAACAACTACGTAGACCCACTATATCGGCAACTAAACCCTAGTATGGGCAGTTCTAAAAATAAGCCCGTCTGGAGTTTGAATCAGCCGTTGCCGCACGTCCTCGATCGAGGCTTGGCGGCAAAAATGATACAGAAGAACATCGACGCAAGATCCCGTGTATCCTCGAGACGAGGTTCACCGGATATCTCGAGAACCGGTTCTATGACCTCCGTAAAAGATTGGAAAAGGCTTCTCAGAAGTGCCGCGCCGGGCAAAAGGCTTGGGGATATTGAAGCGCAAACTCAACGTACGAACAGCATTGCAGCAGATAAGGCACAAACCAAGTTAAAGCCTGAGCGACTCCAGAAACCTTCTAACTCGCACATTGAGAATGTTTCAGATAAAGGACAGCGAGCTCCTCACAAtgttaatttttcattaggTGATGAGAGCGGCGCACCCTCCGTAGATGACGCATACGCGAAATTTCCTGAAGAACGTATCGAAGAGGACGATAAGAGTGCTAGCGCTTTAGACGGGAACGAAGTTGGTATCTTGGAAGAGGAGGATGGAGATATAATGACATTTCCCAATTATTGGGCAAAGATTCGGTACCATATGCGAGAGCCATTTGCAGAGTTTCTCGGGACACTTGTACTTGTAATTTTTGGTGTTGGTGGTAATCTTCAGGCTACCGTAACAAAAGGCAGCGGTGGTTCTTATGAATCTTTGTCATTTGCGTGGGGGTTTGGTTGTATGCTTGGCGTTTATGTCGCAGGCGGCGTCAGTGGTGGACACATCAATCCTGCTGTTACGATATCGATGGCAATTTTCCGAAAGTTCCCGTGGAAAAAGGTACCTGTATATATAGTCGCACAGATTATTGGTGCTTACTTTGGAGGAGCTATGGCGTACGGTTATTTTTGGAGCTCTATTACTGAGTTTGAAGGTGGTCCGCACATCAGAACTACGGCAACGGGCGCTTGTCTATTTACCGACCCTAAATCATATGTAACGTGGAGAAACGCGTTCTTTGACGAGTTTATAGGCGCCTCAATACTGGTTGGTTGTTTGATGGCACTATTGGATGATAGCAATGCACCACCTGGAAAAGGTATGACGGCATTGATTATCGGCTTTTTAGTCGCTGCGATTGGTATGGCTCTTGGATACCAAACAAGTTTCACGATCAATCCAGCAAGAGATCTTGGTCCTCGTATATTTGCCTCTATGATTGGTTACGGTCCACATGCTTTTCACCTTACGCATTGGTGGTGGACGTGGGGAGCATGGGGCGGACCGATCGCAGGCGGTATCGCTGGAGCACTCATATATGACGTGTTCATTTTTACGGGATGTGAATCTCCCATCAACTATCCGGACAACGGCTATATTGAGAATAGAGTGGGCAAGCTTTTACATTCTGAGTTTCTTCAGCATGACGGTACTGGTTCTTCGGCAATTGAGTCCGATGACAACAGCAATACTGGTAGCAAGAAATCTACTCCTATGGCCTTGTAA
- the AGP3 gene encoding Agp3p (similar to Saccharomyces cerevisiae AGP3 (YFL055W)), with the protein MTALNPKFDTANVEKTDKGDAKSPSALIIKAVDISEEPDVSKFDPNTGVKRALKNRHISLLALGGVIGPGCLVGAGNALNKGGPLALLLGFSIIGVIAFAVMESIGEIITLYPSGGGFTTLARRFHGDALSAVCGYAYVVVFFAVLANEYNTLSSILQFWGPQVPLYGYILIFWFAFEIFQLIGVSLFGETEYWLSWFKIVGLVAYYIFSIIYISGGIKDRPAFGFHYWNSPGSLSHGFKGIAVVFVFCSTFYSGTECVALAATESKNPGKAVPLAVRQTLWRVLIVYIGIAVFYGATVPFDDPNLSATTKVLKSPISIAISRAGWAGGAHLVNAFILVTCISAINGSLYIGSRTLTNLAHEGLAPKILAWTDRRGVPIPAITVFNALGLISLMNVSVGASDAYSYIVNLSGVGVFIVWGVISYTHLRVRKAWVTQGRSLEELPYKALLYPWTPIFSLIANVFLALIQGWTSFVPFDAGNFVDAYILLPVAIVLYVAICVFKNHHFRIVDLKSVDLDEGRRKDIDADFSDQESSLASSEITKDKKSGTLVKYLSVVFA; encoded by the coding sequence ATGACGGCCCTGAACCCAAAATTTGATACTGCCAACGTCGAAAAAACGGATAAGGGAGATGCCAAATCTCCTTCTGCCTTGATTATTAAAGCAGTAGACATCAGTGAGGAACCTGACGTTTCGAAGTTTGATCCCAATACCGGAGTGAAAAGGGCTCTCAAGAATAGGCATATCTCACTGCTCGCCTTGGGTGGTGTTATTGGCCCAGGTTGTCTTGTCGGTGCAGGAAATGCGCTCAACAAAGGCGGGCCTCTCGCTTTGCTTCTAGGATTTAGCATTATTGGGGTTATCGCCTTCGCAGTGATGGAATCTATAGGCGAAATTATTACCTTATACCCTTCTGGCGGCGGATTCACTACATTAGCTAGAAGATTCCATGGCGACGCTCTATCTGCGGTCTGCGGTTACGCTTACGTCGTTGTGTTTTTTGCAGTATTGGCGAACGAATACAATACTTTATCGTCTATACTGCAGTTCTGGGGGCCCCAGGTTCCTCTTTATGGTTACatcttgatattttggtttgcattcgaaatttttcagttgatTGGTGTGAGTCTTTTTGGTGAAACGGAATATTGGCTTTCCTGGTTTAAAATAGTAGGATTAGTGGcatattatattttctccatAATTTACATTTCCGGAGGTATCAAGGATAGGCCAGCCTTCGGCTTTCATTATTGGAACAGTCCAGGCTCATTATCACATGGGTTTAAGGGAATTGCAGTAGTGTTTGTGTTTTGCTCCACCTTCTATTCTGGGACGGAATGTGTTGCCTTGGCTGCGACAGAGTCAAAGAATCCTGGCAAGGCTGTCCCGCTTGCTGTTCGACAGACTTTATGGAGGGTTTTGATTGTCTATATTGGGATTGCTGTTTTCTATGGAGCAACCGTACCATTTGACGATCCAAATCTTTCTGCTACCACCAAAGTTCTAAAGTCACCGATTTCCATTGCCATTTCACGTGCTGGTTGGGCCGGTGGAGCGCATCTTGTTAATGCCTTCATTTTGGTAACATGTATTTCTGCTATCAATGGGTCACTGTATATCGGAAGCAGGACTCTAACAAACCTGGCGCACGAGGGTCTGGCCCCAAAGATTCTTGCTTGGACCGATAGGAGGGGGGTTCCCATCCCTGCGATTACGGTATTTAACGCGCTTGGTTTGATATCATTGATGAATGTTAGTGTTGGAGCCTCAGATGCATATTCCTATATAGTCAACCTTTCTGGAGTTGGTGTTTTCATTGTCTGGGGTGTGATAAGCTATACACATTTGAGAGTCAGAAAAGCATGGGTGACTCAGGGAAGATCACTGGAAGAACTACCATATAAAGCATTATTGTATCCATGGACCCCAATATTTAGTCTAATCGCTAACGTTTTTCTTGCACTGATTCAAGGATGGACTTCATTTGTACCCTTTGATGCAGGAAATTTTGTCGATGCTTATATCCTTTTACCGGTTGCAATTGTATTGTATGTTGCAATATGTGTTTTTAAGAATCACCACTTCAGGATTGTTGATTTAAAGTCAGTGGATCTAGATGAAGGCAGAAGAAAGGATATTGATGCTGACTTTTCTGATCAAGAAAGTAGCCTGGCGTCTTCAGAAATTACGAAAGATAAGAAAAGCGGAACTTTGGTCAAATATCTAAGTGTTGTTTTCGCTTAG